Proteins encoded by one window of Anaerosalibacter sp. Marseille-P3206:
- a CDS encoding GNAT family N-acetyltransferase, whose product MRIQKDNIVIRSATTHDAIQLNKWWNDGSVMEHAGFPNGLGESLEETMNNIRSWEGKLSQLCIIEIDGNFVGELSYRIKGDNAAYLGWKICDFSYQNRGYGPKIIRMLFEFLFTDEVINSKFPIEKIVWDTMLENKRAQYVYENKIGAREVGVRKDCWKDQIGMWRTAVDYELSKEEFFNARQ is encoded by the coding sequence ATGAGAATTCAAAAGGATAATATTGTAATTAGAAGTGCTACTACCCATGATGCCATTCAATTAAATAAATGGTGGAATGATGGTAGTGTTATGGAACATGCAGGTTTCCCTAATGGTTTAGGGGAGTCACTAGAAGAGACTATGAATAATATCAGGAGTTGGGAAGGCAAATTAAGTCAACTTTGTATTATAGAAATTGATGGCAACTTTGTAGGAGAATTAAGCTATAGAATTAAAGGTGATAATGCAGCATATCTTGGATGGAAAATATGTGATTTTAGTTATCAAAATAGAGGATATGGCCCTAAAATTATCAGAATGCTATTTGAATTCCTTTTTACAGATGAGGTCATAAATTCCAAATTCCCAATAGAGAAAATTGTTTGGGATACAATGCTTGAAAATAAAAGGGCTCAATATGTTTATGAAAATAAAATTGGAGCTCGGGAAGTTGGAGTAAGAAAGGATTGTTGGAAAGACCAAATTGGAATGTGGAGAACTGCTGTTGATTATGAACTTAGTAAGGAGGAGTTCTTTAATGCTAGACAATAA
- a CDS encoding RNA-guided endonuclease InsQ/TnpB family protein — MNVMIFNRKIEVIFTKEDELILDGQSKICNWLYNYLLEMTIKDYKENNNDKKLLTGRNLRNQVPILKQEFIFLNTVHSSPLKNTAIRLKETYKKFFNNETGYPKFKSWKKHWFSLYYDEPNKGFKLIENKNLQISLGINKENKRIKVIGKLKENLNLRNTDKIKNFRLCKQQGNKFYAIFCIERKDIDKKETNKWIAIDQNHKNFFVAIDNTGVSYEFEKLPQTKYWDKVIDEIKSKRDLCSRKSKLIETETGRSYYLPSKRWTKLNNALDNAYHKRREQIKSSCYSIANWIAKNYDYVAIGDYTPTLNTATYDNMHRSMLNQEIIGEFRNILKWVMERSGKHYSKVDEKDTTKNCCICGNKEKKDPQIREFTCQKCKTKLSRDINSSVNIAKKDKLLSGSDYVDWDLYNSTYTAKWNFKKSKILFTGHTLEKSNIWMN; from the coding sequence ATGAATGTAATGATATTCAATAGAAAAATAGAAGTTATCTTTACAAAAGAAGATGAGTTAATTCTAGATGGACAATCTAAAATATGTAATTGGCTATACAATTATCTTTTGGAAATGACAATAAAAGATTATAAAGAAAATAATAATGACAAAAAACTCTTGACAGGAAGGAACTTAAGAAATCAAGTTCCAATACTAAAACAAGAGTTTATTTTTTTGAATACAGTACATTCATCACCACTCAAAAACACAGCAATAAGACTGAAAGAAACATACAAAAAATTTTTCAACAATGAAACAGGATATCCTAAATTCAAATCATGGAAAAAACATTGGTTTTCACTATATTATGATGAACCAAACAAAGGCTTTAAACTAATAGAAAACAAAAATTTACAAATATCCTTAGGAATAAATAAAGAAAATAAAAGAATAAAAGTAATAGGAAAACTAAAAGAAAATTTAAATTTAAGAAACACAGACAAAATAAAAAACTTCAGATTATGCAAACAACAAGGCAACAAATTCTATGCAATATTTTGTATAGAAAGAAAAGACATAGACAAAAAAGAAACAAACAAATGGATAGCAATAGACCAAAATCATAAAAACTTCTTTGTAGCCATAGACAATACTGGAGTAAGTTATGAATTTGAAAAACTGCCACAAACAAAATATTGGGACAAGGTAATAGATGAAATAAAATCAAAGAGAGATTTATGCAGCAGAAAATCAAAACTAATAGAAACAGAAACAGGGAGAAGCTATTACCTACCAAGCAAAAGATGGACAAAGCTAAACAATGCATTAGACAATGCTTACCACAAGAGACGAGAACAAATAAAGTCAAGTTGTTATAGCATTGCTAATTGGATAGCAAAAAACTATGACTATGTAGCAATAGGAGACTATACTCCTACTCTTAATACTGCAACTTATGATAATATGCATAGAAGCATGTTAAATCAAGAAATAATAGGAGAATTTAGAAACATACTAAAATGGGTAATGGAAAGAAGCGGTAAACACTATTCAAAAGTAGACGAAAAAGATACAACTAAAAATTGTTGTATATGTGGAAATAAAGAAAAGAAAGATCCACAGATAAGAGAATTTACATGTCAAAAATGTAAAACTAAATTATCAAGAGATATAAACAGTAGTGTTAATATAGCTAAAAAAGATAAATTATTGTCTGGTTCGGACTATGTTGATTGGGATTTATACAACTCAACATATACAGCTAAATGGAATTTTAAAAAAAGTAAAATTCTATTTACTGGCCATACGTTAGAGAAATCTAATATATGGATGAATTAA